The following coding sequences lie in one Seriola aureovittata isolate HTS-2021-v1 ecotype China chromosome 5, ASM2101889v1, whole genome shotgun sequence genomic window:
- the dok2 gene encoding docking protein 2 — MTRRGEQRRKQKVREEKQGGERGNVENSGARGEEEKEEVRKGGGGERRGEERRRRTCTSVMEEDIRKQGMLYLQQQRFGKKWKRVWCVLYRESSCSISRLEFFECKDGGTVEKSDKSLRKQQEHKKVIRLADCIRVSEVEMDGCPRDTGPFLVETTEKIYVFAADRHQVEDWTHKLCEIAFPMSWTEHGAKRGSLQRGNRVDEDEGMEDNSLYSGRETVRDFRVCVRRTEASERCRLKGDVLLRADVDALHLLDKSGDVVFTWPYRYLRRFGRDKSTFSFEAGRRCESGEGSFEFDTKQGNFLFQAVEAAINLQRISLPHRQTSGGGLASPDIPQALNLPPLPLNTPLAHSRTPPPPQPRGHIPQPPAAQAADGVYSMVTEHHKDKESSTPSQQQQPQRPPLSRLEPPVDKALTGVKSLTLDTRGVPAPRKNQVKMISSCPLPHAEPGPNPAPGPGSAPTQNSRLSPKLSSNPNQMYSQITLPGSGERGTLRERRERGNSLAPPCTPPQITPPEPEYSLPFDTINKNMMADILSSHPARSCESSGDPLYDSIDEMKIRNVFLSDADALEPTYGKVEHIYDEPEGCAATAGASGGQKSTGPPSVYDDPEEMRGDAWRIMGTAADPKGHEYPYNPRVDDYAVPKRPQRAIHVTNEEEEEDDDEQQQEQEEEEEEEEEEEEQRDSPYNNVMVKMM, encoded by the exons atgacaagaagaggagagcagaggaggaagcagaaagtcagagaagaaaaacaaggaggCGAGAGAGGAAACGTCGAGAATAGTGGAgcaagaggggaggaggagaaagaagaggtgaggaaaggaggaggaggagaaagaagaggtgaggaaaggaggaggaggacctgCACAAGTGTCATGGAGGAGGACATCAGGAAACAGGGGATGCTCtacctccagcagcagaggttTGGGAAG aagtggAAGCGTGTGTGGTGCGTCCTGTACAGAGAAAGCTCCTGTTCGATCTCAAGGCTGGAGTTCTTTGAGTGTAAAGATGGAGGGACGGTGGAGAAGAGTGACAAGAGTCTGCGCAAACAGCAGGAACACAAGAAG GTGATCCGTCTTGCGGACTGTATCCGGGTGTCGGAGGTGGAGATGGACGGATGTCCCAGAGACACAGGACCGTTCCTGGTGGAGACCACGGAGAAGATCTACGTGTTCgctgcagacagacaccaggTGGAGGACTGGACTCACAAGCTGTGTGAGATCGCCTTCCCt ATGAGCTGGACGGAGCACGGGGCGAAGCGAGGcagcctgcagagaggaaacCGGGTGGACGAAGATGAAGGAATGGAGGACAACTCCCTGTACAGCGGCAGAGAGACAG tgcgtgACTTCAGGGTGTGTGTTCGGAGGACGGAGGCGTCTGAGCGCTGCAGACTGAAAGGAGACGTGTTGCTGCGAGCGGACGTAGACGCTCTTCACCTGCTGGACAAGAGTGGAGACGTCGTGTTCACCTGGCCGTACAGATACCTGAGGCGCTTCGGACGAGAcaag TCCACCTTCTCCTTCGAGGCGGGGCGGAGGTGTGAGTCTGGCGAGGGGAGTTTTGAGTTCGACACCAAACAGGGGAACTTCCTGTTTCAGGCCGTGGAGGCGGCCATCAACCTGCAGAGGATCTCCCTCCCCCACAGGCAGACCTCCGGGGGGGGGCTGGCGAGTCCAGACATCCCCCAGGCCCTGAACCTGCCCCCGCTGCCTCTCAACACGCCGCTGGCCCACAGCAGGACGCCACCGCCGCCTCAGCCCCGAGGCCATATCCCACAACCCCCTGCTGCTCAG GCAGCTGACGGGGTGTACAGCATGGTGACCGAAcatcacaaagacaaagagagctCCACCccctcacaacaacaacaaccacagcgCCCCCCGCTG tctcgTCTGGAGCCTCCAGTCGACAAAGCTCTGACCGGAGTGAAGAGTCTGACCCTGGACACCCGCGGCGTCCCCGCCCCCCGCAAGAACCAGGTCAAGATGATCTCCAGCTGCCCCCTGCCCCACGCCGAACCCGGCCCCAACCCGGCCCCGGGCCCTGGCTCCGCCCCCACCCAAAACTCCCGCCTCAGCCCCAAACTGAGCTCCAACCCGAACCAAATGTACTCCCAGATCACGCTGCCGGGCAGCGGCGAGCGAGGCAccctgagggagaggagggagagagggaacagCCTGGCCCCCCCCTGCACCCCTCCTCAGATCACCCCCCCGGAGCCGGAGTACTCCCTCCCCTTTGATACCATCAATAAGAACATGATGGCGGACATCCTGAGCTCGCATCCTGCCCGAAGCTGTGAGTCCAGCGGCGACCCGCTCTATGACAGCATCGACGAGATGAAGATCAGAAACGTCTTCCTGAGCGACGCCGACGCCCTCGAACCAACATACGGGAAGGTGGAGCACATCTACGACGAGCCTGAAGGCTGCGCCGCCACCGCCGGCGCCTCTGGAGGGCAGAAGTCCACCGGCCCCCCCTCAGTGTACGACGACCCcgaggaaatgagaggagacgCCTGGAGGATCATGGGTACGGCCGCTGACCCCAAAGGTCACGAGTACCCATACAACCCCCGGGTGGACGACTACGCCGTGCCCAAACGACCCCAGAGGGCGATCCACGTCAccaacgaagaagaagaagaagacgacgacgagcagcagcaggagcaagaggaggaggaggaggaggaggaggaagaggaggagcagagggattCACCGTACAACAACGTCATGGTGAAGATGATGTAA